The Pithys albifrons albifrons isolate INPA30051 chromosome 6, PitAlb_v1, whole genome shotgun sequence region AGTACACATTCAGAAACATGAACTGTGATTTTTTGGTATTTTCCTGATGTTTTGGGCTGTGAGTGCCAGAACTCAGTCATGTAGCCTCCAGTAGTTTTTAAATAGTTTCATTGGCAAGAAGCTTTTTCATGACTTCACTCAGCCCATGACTGTGGTGTAATTATGTCTCCTCATCTGCgtgttctgttttattttagtcaTTCTTCCGATCCCTGGGATGATCTCTGACATGTTGTTTGTTAAAATTAATTGATTTGGGGCATCCAGTACATGCTGTCAGGTTTTCATTCAACAGGCTCtcacttctgaaaatgtttccaCGTTTGCACAATTACATGCTGTCTGGCTACTGCATCCAGCCTGCTTAGGGCAGAAGGAAAAGTACCGTGAATCAAGCTGGAGTTGAAGTGAACAAATGCCCTTTTTCTGTTCAGTAGCAGTCTGTGTAATTTGGTGACttgctctgtgtcctgcagtTCAAGTAAAGGTTGTAATCTTTCTTGTATGGGTTGTAATGTCACTGAGAGAATTGTTCCAGGAAATTGGAGTAGGGGGGTATTTCTCAGCTTAGAACAAGTGCCTGTGACTTCAGTGTGGTTCATATAAGCAGCTTATCCTAGTGGAAGGAATACAATTTGAACATTGTTTAAAAAGGATTATTAATTTACATATTGTTGAAGTACAAGTTTCAGATGGGGGTGGTAGGTTTTCTTGGACGACATGATCGAATCCTTGTCCAAAttccttggaaaaataaattgtattttcataGAGGTATGCAGAGTTATGTTAACTGTCCTTGGTGAACAATGTAGGACTTATCTTAGTTTGAACTATAAGCAAACAGCAACACAGGAAAATCTATTTTCCAGTGTATCAGAAAACATTACAGTTGTGCTGCCTGGACAGCACAATTTGAGGAACAAATGAAGGGGCAAAGAGATTTCATGCATTCCAGTGATGTATCTGTGGTTGTCCGTGGCTGTCCATGGTCTGGTATACTAATTACCCTCCTTTTCTTTGCCACTCTGTTCTCCAGTTGTGTCTATTTTCAAGGAGTTTGGCTACTGACTCTTTGGCATGCTCCattcattatttcagttttgtttctaaTGCTGCAGTTCTTTGAATTTTGGCACTGTTGTGTTTAATCCCAGATCTTGTTAGATGTGTTGGTTTTTATAGGCCCTGTACAGTATTCTTGATTTTCCTACAGTCTGCAAACTGCAACTTGAGTTTTCCCTGCACTTGTTGTAGGGGCTGTCCTTCACTTTGACCTCCACAGAATCAGGGTTTGAGAAACCAGGATTTAAATGCACTGGTTTCTGTTCACAGGGGTCCATTTTCACTTCTAGCTTTGTTCAGGAGCCTCTCTGTTCTTCAGAGCCAAAACACAGAAACTTTGACTGCAGAAAGCTGGTCTTTCTTAGGATCCCAAACTAATGGAAGTCACTGATACAGAGATGGTGAACAAAGAATCATCTTGAAGTTTGCTTGACGAGTTGTAGTTGTGGTGCCAAATGATGCGTTAGTTgccatttctgaagaaaatgttgCACCTCTGATCTTTTTAGGAAGCACCACCCAGACAGTGCTGTTCAGAATGGTCCTTCTCTTAGAAAAGAACCTGAGTGATGTATGTTTGCCACTAAAATTCATGATTAAGGTGCATTTTCTGTTACTTTGCCATTAATAGGAGTAGGAAGAATGTCTCTCTCCTTTAGTAAATGTCCATCATTCAGGCATCCCAAAAGTTGAGGCTTCCAGAGTTGAGGACTGGTTCAGTCTTCTTCTATTGGACCACATTTCTAACACGGTTGTTGAAATGTGTGGCTGGGTTAAAAAATGGAAGGGTAGTAAAATTATTTGGAGAATAAAGGTCATAAAATGAGGACTCCTCTTAAAAAAGGTGACTAAAGACATAAAATGAGTGGCTGAGTTGGGCCATGGTCAGGATCTGTTGCTGTATTCATTTCTCATGGTGTGTTCTGGGTCTGACGGTTGCTCTGTGGTGTTTTTACATAACAAAGTCATGCTGTAACTTGGGCACTTGCACTGCTGTGGGTTAATCAGATGTGCATACAGAGTTACACGCTTAACCAGAGGTGTCATTCCAGCTTAATCACTACAGTGCACAAAGCACATCATCAAAGATTGAAAAATGTGCTGCTAATTCAGGTAGACACTGGCGTGTGAAAGATGTTTCTGTAGATAAGGACTCAGAAACAGGTCCAAAAGGTATTTTTAGGAGGCAGGAGGCACAGCTTTCTTACATCagcctttgtgtgtgtgtctgtctgtctcttcttttaaaaactcTTTAAATTCTTCAGGTTTTAACCACACATAAGGTGTGGGAGAGAAGTAGCAGGCAGCCTCCAACTCCTGAGAATTCACAGATTGGTCATATTTGACTCAAATTTTTCTGAATGAGAACTGAgattccaggaaaaaaaccaaaggcCTGGCATGTTCATTTTGTCCACAAATAAATGATGCTTTCCCTTTGTATACAGTGGGGATTTTGAAAACCTCGAGGTTTAGGCTGGTGTTCTGGTGGCAGTGTGGCTAGCATGAGTGTTGAGGGGAGACAAGGGCATTCTGTTACTGCAGTTTCAGCAGGTGATCACTTcatgccatgggctgggaggaaTTCCCAAAGCAGTTGTTACGTGACCACATTgtggttttccttctccctggttGTGTTCACATCTAGGGGGGTAACTTGCACCCTTGAAGGATCCTGGATCAACATCTCACCTGCAAGGCTCGATTTAGAAGAGCTTTCAGGATGCCTTCTGGGGAGGGATAAGGAAACGTGGCTTTTAAATGGAGAGTGGATTTGTTAACTTTGGAAGTGTGCTGGCAGTTCTGTAGGAGTTGTTAGAACTTCATATGGCCTGTCTGTCTGTATTTTTATTGGGGTTTACATGATAAACTACTAACCAGGACAAACTGCTTACAAAGCACAACTCTGCATGTTCTGTATATAGTAAGGTGAGAGATTAGAAGGAACACTTTTTGATGAGTCTAAATTTTGACAGTGCTTTTGGTCAGTTTAGCTCTATCCTGttcttaatttttcctgttttgttttaaacaccCAGTAATGTCAAATACTTCACAAAAATGTGGTATTTGCCAGAGCAGTTTCTGCTTTTTGAGCTCTAAATTAATTGAATATTTGCATTCAGTTTTATGATCTCTTTGACCATAAAAAATTATTAGATGTTAAACTCTTCTGCTAACGTGGAATTAATAAAGAGTACTATTCTACAAAATAATTCCCCATGTGATTTATGGCAGcattctgtaattattttgatCACTCTGACTTCACTAGAGTTGCATGTGAAGATAAAAAAGTCTTAAGTcgtatttttttcctagcaaCTGCAGTAATGTGAAACTCTTGCATGTGCTTGGGACACAAGACACACACAGTGCACGCTCTGTTTTGTTGGTTAGTTACAGTTTGCTTGGGCATCAATATTTTTTGTCAGCTTGAGAAGAGACAGACCTTGAGAGCAGGGTTTGGGGtgagaggaggcagaggtgtgttgctgctgctgccacctccatgCAGCTGAAGAACgtgttttgcttttgtgaaCAAAGCATGTGAGCCAGAGAGTGTATAACCAGTCGCCGTGCCTCACATTTGAATCACTGTTGTGGTGAGAGCAAATATAAACATTTCTTGAACTGTTTATTCTTACACAGATGTTTTAGAAAGGTTGATAGTGGCTGCAAGCGACTGTGTGAAAAGCTTTGTTGGGTATATAGTGGCACTTACAGCTGGGGTGTGTTGCATTAAAAAGTGATGCTATCAAAAGGTGATGTCACTTAGAAAACTGGTCAAATATATTCCACATAAAGTTAAACATTTCTAAAGCCCCTGGTGCGCTGATTTTTCTGCTAGTGCAGCTGCTTAGTTGGGCCTCGGGTAAGATGTGTTTCACACTCTTCTCACAGTTAATTTTTGCCCACTGTCTTCAAACAGAAAAGCTCATGGTCTTGTTCCATTACCTTGCATTGTATAACAGTGATTTGCAGACTCTTTGATGCTTCCCAAGGCATAATTTTCAAGTATGTAAAATGTGTGACCTATTTtgtatgggtttttttaataatgaatgCACAAATAAACCAATGTGGATTAGAAGGGTGGGTTGGATGGTTAGGGCATGAAAGCCATGAAGATAAACCAGTCAGTTTACGCTGCCTGCAAATAAAACTCTTATTCACTTAAGCACAAATATTTGCTGCATCACATCGCAGTGAGGgggtggaggaggagagggTGTGCAGTGTATTGGTCTGGCTTGAATCTTGATTCACACATGAATTTACAATACGTGTGATTTTATTTCCAAACAGATTTCCTCAGACTTGTCAGGGGCAGTTGTCTCTCAGTGAAGCACGAATGCATTAAGGTTTTAAGTaaatctgcagcacagacatCTGAGAAGCTTCCTGCGTAATTTAACCGAAAATCTAAGGATGAGCTCGCACAAGATGGCTGAGCCAAACTAATGGCTTGCTGCTGCCTAAAGGGACAGCTGCTCTGTTCCTTCCCAATCCTGCTCCTAGATTATCTATCCAGTGTTGCTTTTTCCTTTATGCAGACTCTGGCATCATCCTGGCCATTCAGATCATTTatctgtttcaaaaaaaaaaaccaaaacaaaaagctctGAATCTCCACCACCACCCTCCACCCCCAAGGGAAAACCTGATCAGTTTGGTTTCATTTCCCCATCACTATGAGAAAAGCAGAGTGGGAATTTGTGGCCAGCAGGTAGGGATCTAGGGAATGCCACTGTCCTGGGAACATTGAACTCTTTCATGGCTCAGTAGTCACAGGGAACAGCAATTCAGATGTGTGCCAGGGAACAAGTCCTCTTTGAAACTGATTTCATACACACTTATATTAGAGGCTTTTGTCAGCACCATGAATAGTAGTGGAATATAAATTTTTCAAGTAAAACagctaaaaatacaaaaatatgaaaagtgCATTTCAGCTAGTAGTAGTGCCCTTGTTTAAATTAGATAAAAGCAATGCAAATTTGACTCAAGACACAGAAAAATCAGCTTTATAGCTCTGTATTTTTGTCATCTTACCATTATTTGTGCCATTATTTAATAGCTTCCAATAAGAttttgaaacaagaaaatatctaaataatcttattattttttccttccagaactGAAGGAAGGTCACCATGGGAGCATTTTTAGACAAGCCAAAGATGGAGAAGCACAATGCCCAGGGGCAAGGGAACGGGCTCCGGTACGGCCTGAGCAGCATGCAGGGCTGGCGTGTGGAGATGGAGGACGCACACACCGCTGTGATTGGGTTGCCAAACGGACTTGATGGATGGTCATTCTTTGCTGTATATGATGGGCACGCTGGATCACAGGTTGCCAAGTACTGCTGTGAGCATTTATTAGATCACATCACGAGCAACCAGGATTTTAAAGGGCCAGATGGGCCACCATCTGTGGAAAGTGTAAAGAGCGGCATCAGAACAGGTTTTCTGCAAATTGATGAACACATGAGAGTCATCTCGGAGAAGAAACATGGTGCAGACAGAAGTGGGTCAACAGCTGTGGGTGTCATGATTTCTCCCCAACACACTTACTTCATCAACTGTGGAGACTCCAGAGGGTTGCTCTGTCGGAACAGGAAGGTTCACTTCTTCACGCAGGATCACAAACCGAGCAATCCGCTGGAGAAGGAGCGCATACAGAATGCAGGTGGCTCTGTGATGATTCAGCGTGTGAATGGCTCTCTTGCTGTGTCAAGGGCACTTGGGGACTTTGATTACAAATGTGTCCATGGGAAAGGTCCCACAGAACAGCTGGTCTCACCCGAGCCTGAAGTTTATGAAATTGAGAGATCAGAAGAAGACGATCAGTTCATCATCCTGGCTTGCGACGGTATCTGGGATGTTATGGGAAATGAAGAGCTGTGTGACTTTGTAAGATCCAGACTTGAAGTCACTGATGACCTTGAGAAAGTTTGCAATGAGATAGTTGACACCTGCTTGTACAAGGTAGCCAGACTCGAGAGAAGCCGAGTTTACTGTGATTTCACTGTTAGAAATTTATGAACAAGTTAAGAATAAGTTTTGATCCCAGTCCTTAAGTGTCCGATGGTTTATGTTAACATGACTTTGACAGTAATGACCATGTTTCCCACAGAAACGGTGTTAGAGGGGGAATGAACACACAACAGAAACAATGTCTTTCTGGGTGTTTTTGGTTAATTAAGAGTTTATAATCATGTACAGATACATCGTGATCAGTAGAAAGTAGAAACTGATGGGAATTTATGGGCAAGCCAATAAGTGCCCTTTTGTGTTTCATAACATACTTTACAAAACCTTAGCTCCTAAGACTTAATCATGCTAGTGGTCATTTTTTCCATTCCTAATCTTCCCCTCCTTTCTTGGGGACATAGTAGTAACATTACTGTCATAATTACACTGAGATAAATGCAGAATGAATGAACCTTGACTTCttattttgcagtttaaaattctttcttaaCTATATGAAGACCTGCCTTCCTATGTTACTGTTTATTTTGGTTCAGTTACTGTAATCTTATTCAGTGTTGTGTGATACAGCTCTGAAAACAGCTCAAGTAGAAGATGGGACCCTTTCTTTTAACAAATCTGTGTCATTTTGTCAGCAATAACTTGTGCTTTGTATTAATAAGTTGCAGGGTGAGGCAATTACAGAAGAGCTTTGAAGTCCTGAGTTTCATGGCTTGATATTTAATTTCCTATGGCAAGCTAGAAGTCATAATGTAAAAACCCAACATT contains the following coding sequences:
- the PPM1A gene encoding protein phosphatase 1A isoform X1 → MGAFLDKPKMEKHNAQGQGNGLRYGLSSMQGWRVEMEDAHTAVIGLPNGLDGWSFFAVYDGHAGSQVAKYCCEHLLDHITSNQDFKGPDGPPSVESVKSGIRTGFLQIDEHMRVISEKKHGADRSGSTAVGVMISPQHTYFINCGDSRGLLCRNRKVHFFTQDHKPSNPLEKERIQNAGGSVMIQRVNGSLAVSRALGDFDYKCVHGKGPTEQLVSPEPEVYEIERSEEDDQFIILACDGIWDVMGNEELCDFVRSRLEVTDDLEKVCNEIVDTCLYKGSRDNMSVILICFPNAPKVSPEAVKREAELDKYLESRVEEIIKKQGEGVPDLVHVMRTLATESIPNLPPGGELASKRSVIEAVYNRLNPYRNDDATEYDFQNKKQQREKQVNENQNNPV
- the PPM1A gene encoding protein phosphatase 1A isoform X3, which codes for MGAFLDKPKMEKHNAQGQGNGLRYGLSSMQGWRVEMEDAHTAVIGLPNGLDGWSFFAVYDGHAGSQVAKYCCEHLLDHITSNQDFKGPDGPPSVESVKSGIRTGFLQIDEHMRVISEKKHGADRSGSTAVGVMISPQHTYFINCGDSRGLLCRNRKVHFFTQDHKPSNPLEKERIQNAGGSVMIQRVNGSLAVSRALGDFDYKCVHGKGPTEQLVSPEPEVYEIERSEEDDQFIILACDGIWDVMGNEELCDFVRSRLEVTDDLEKVCNEIVDTCLYKGSRDNMSVILICFPNAPKVSPEAVKREAELDKYLESRVEEIIKKQGEGVPDLVHVMRTLATESIPNLPPGGELASKRSVIEAVYNRLNPYRNDDADSASTDDMW
- the PPM1A gene encoding protein phosphatase 1A isoform X2, giving the protein MGAFLDKPKMEKHNAQGQGNGLRYGLSSMQGWRVEMEDAHTAVIGLPNGLDGWSFFAVYDGHAGSQVAKYCCEHLLDHITSNQDFKGPDGPPSVESVKSGIRTGFLQIDEHMRVISEKKHGADRSGSTAVGVMISPQHTYFINCGDSRGLLCRNRKVHFFTQDHKPSNPLEKERIQNAGGSVMIQRVNGSLAVSRALGDFDYKCVHGKGPTEQLVSPEPEVYEIERSEEDDQFIILACDGIWDVMGNEELCDFVRSRLEVTDDLEKVCNEIVDTCLYKGSRDNMSVILICFPNAPKVSPEAVKREAELDKYLESRVEEIIKKQGEGVPDLVHVMRTLATESIPNLPPGGELASKRSVIEAVYNRLNPYRNDDASGLSRNCCNNGHSRL